A genomic region of Melanotaenia boesemani isolate fMelBoe1 chromosome 13, fMelBoe1.pri, whole genome shotgun sequence contains the following coding sequences:
- the LOC121652054 gene encoding WAP four-disulfide core domain protein 3-like, producing the protein METHWSTLGALILSFGVLVQPFHIHIGTHSKPGQCPRHLNSIPSRLGCECDEDCPDDHKCCEYFYGNICLPPVFIKAECPHFRNIGNCFHLCADDRHCLHGRKCCFNGCGYECMAPRIVKPGHCGLPNHHCERHCSDDTHCDGHEKEMPNRRSKIQNKTKGDDLYSGIEVNMERRWSTIGALILVSSIFLQSHAISPPREGECPRIFYGIIWQHCQEDSECPGNHKCCLFDRTFACAPPVIKVCPGTNGRVGLCAEFCSSDRDCSRGFKCCSNGCGHQCTRPVTVYM; encoded by the exons gGACCCATTCAAAACCAGGCCAATGCCCACGCCACCTTAACAGCATTCCATCACGTCTGGGGTGTGAGTGTGATGAAGACTGTCCTGACGACCACAAGTGCTGTGAATATTTCTATGGGAATATCTGTTTGCCTCCTGTTTTCA TAAAGGCGGAGTGTCCACATTTCAGGAATATAGGGaattgttttcatctgtgtgctGATGATCGCCACTGTCTACATGGTAGAAAATGCTGCTTCAATGGATGTGGATATGAGTGCATGGCACCAAGAATAG TGAAGCCAGGTCACTGTGGTCTACCAAATCACCACTGTGAAAGGCACTGCAGTGATGATACGCACTGTGATGGACATGAAAA AGAGATGCCAAACAGAAGGTCAAAAATCCAGAACAAGACCAAAGGTGATGATCTCTACTCAGGAATTGAG GTGAACATGGAGAGACGCTGGTCTACAATAGGTGCACTGATTTTGGTATCCAGCATATTTTTGCAGTCTCATGCAATATCCCCTCCAAGAGAAG GTGAATGCCCAAGAATCTTTTATGGCATCATATGGCAACACTGTCAGGAAGATAGCGAATGTCCTGGAAACCATAAATGCTGTTTGTTTGACAGGACCTTTGCCTGCGCCCCTCCTGTTATTA AAGTGTGTCCTGGCACCAACGGGAGGGTGGGACTGTGTGCTGAGTTCTGCTCTTCAGACCGCGACTGCTCAAGGGGTTTTAAGTGCTGTTCCAATGGGTGTGGGCATCAGTGCACTAGACCAGTAACTG TGTATATGTAA